The Myxococcota bacterium genomic interval CATGCGCGCAGTCACGATCGCGCAGGTCCACGGCTACGCGGTGGGCGGCGGGGTGGTTCTGGTCGCGGCCTGTGACCTGCGGGTCGCGGCCGAGGACGCGGTGTTCTCGATTCCCGAGATCGAGCTCGGCATTCCGCTGGCCTGGGGCGGCATCCCACGCCTGGTGCGCGAGATCGGTCCGGCGCTCACGCGCGAGCTCGTGATGACCTGCCGCCGCTTCAGCCCGGCCGAAGCCAAAGCGGCGGGCTTCGTGAACCGCGTGGTGCCCGCGGACGTGCTCGAGAAGGAGGCGGAGTCACTCGCGGCGCAGATCGCCGGCATGCCCTCGGTGCCGATCGCGATCACCAAGGAGCACGTGAACTCCGTGACCCGCGCCATGGGCACGGGCTCGACCGCCTTCGCCGACGGCGACGCGCTGCTCTCGGCCGCCTTCGACCCCGAGTCACTCGAGGCGGGCCGCAAGTATCTCGAGCGCACGGTGGGCCGCAAGCGCAGCTAGGGCAGGATCTCGAGCGGCGTGCCGTCGGGCACCGCGCGCTGGAGCTCGTCCATCTCGGAGTTCGTGAGCGCGATGCAGCCGTCGGTCCAGTCGAAGAACTGGTGCGCCGC includes:
- a CDS encoding enoyl-CoA hydratase/isomerase family protein, translated to MTPPAFETLALRVDAPVARLTLNRPERLNAMGATMLRELAAAARFFDGRPDVRVVIVSGAGRAFSAGADLRDSPVAGASPRSGGSWLERREVGQLGLRMADAIEGMRAVTIAQVHGYAVGGGVVLVAACDLRVAAEDAVFSIPEIELGIPLAWGGIPRLVREIGPALTRELVMTCRRFSPAEAKAAGFVNRVVPADVLEKEAESLAAQIAGMPSVPIAITKEHVNSVTRAMGTGSTAFADGDALLSAAFDPESLEAGRKYLERTVGRKRS